Proteins encoded by one window of Salvia splendens isolate huo1 chromosome 14, SspV2, whole genome shotgun sequence:
- the LOC121766035 gene encoding adenylate kinase 4, with product MAAAAAADLEDVPSVDLMSELLRRMKCATKPDKRLILIGPPGSGKGTQSPIIKDEYCLCHLATGDMLRAAVAAKTPLGVKAKEAMEKGELVSDDLVVGIIDDALKKPSCQKGFILDGFPRTVVQAQKLDEMLDKRGVKVDKVLNFAIDDAVLEERITGRWIHPSSGRTYHLKFAPPKVPGVDDVSGEPLVQRKDDTAAVLKSRLEAFHKQTEPVIDYYSKKGVVANLPAEKPPPEVTTEVKKVLSS from the exons ATggcggcagcggcagcggcggaTCTTGAGGATGTGCCTTCCGTCGATCTCATGTCGGAGCTCCTCCGCCGAATGAAATGCGCCACCAAACCCGACAAACGCCTCATCCTCATCG GTCCACCGGGATCGGGAAAAGGTACCCAGTCACCAATAATCAAGGATGAATATTGCTTGTGCCATCTGGCCACTGGTGATATGCTTAGAGCAGCTGTTGCTGCCAAGACACCCCTTGGGGTTAAGGCCAAAGAGGCCATGGAAAAG GGAGAACTTGTTTCTGATGATTTGGTTGTTGGGATAATAGATGATGCGCTGAAGAAGCCATCTTGTCAAAAAGGTTTTATTCTTGATGGATTTCCTAGGACAGTTGTCCAAGCACAAAAG CTTGATGAGATGCTTGATAAACGTGGAGTCAAGGTTGACAAAGTCCTTAACTTTGCGATTGATGATGCTGTCCTGGAGGAGAGAATTACTGGTCGCTGGATTCATCCTTCTAGTGGTCGTACTTACCACTTGAAGTTTGCACCTCCAAAAGTGCCTGGTGTTGATGAT GTATCTGGGGAGCCTCTAGTTCAACGGAAAGATGATACAGCTGCTGTTCTCAAGTCGAGGCTGGAAGCTTTCCATAAGCAGACTGAGCCA GTTATTGACTACTATAGCAAGAAGGGCGTCGTTGCTAACCTTCCGGCAGAGAAACCTCCACCAGAGGTAACAACAGAGGTGAAGAAGGTACTGTCGTCGTGA
- the LOC121764627 gene encoding uncharacterized protein LOC121764627, whose amino-acid sequence MTTITTNYMHLCMLLEDIMIIYRIETTAILHQYMSAGSTRQRLRVLDRAWWHNVLRKIPLQMKNLDRLVHWTNVACVANLRMDRNTFARLCRILSGRGGLKIGKCPGIEEQIAIFLSILAHHKKNRVVSKNFWRSGGTVSRCVHNVLAVVLSLHSILLSKPTPVPDDCTDHRWRWFKGCLGAPDGTYINVLVSNGDKRMYRTRKGANSNKHACCL is encoded by the exons ATGACAACCATTACTACAAATTATATGCATCTATGCATGTTGTTGGAGGACATTATGATCATATATCGCATTGAAACCACTGCCATTCTACATCAATACATGTCTGCTGGTTCTACCCGGCAAAGGCTTCGGGTTCTGGACCGTGCATGGTGGCACAACGTACTCAGGAAGATCCCATTACAGATGAAGAACTTGGATCGCCTGGTACACTGGACTAACGTGGCTTGTGTTGCCAATTTGCGAATGGACCGTAACACATTTGCTAGACTGTGTCGTATACTTTCTGGTCGTGGTGGTCTCAAAATAGGTAAATGCCCAGGGATAGAAGAACAGATTGCTATATTTCTGTCCATACTCGCCCATCATAAGAAAAACCGGGTTGTTAGCAAAAACTTTTGGCGGTCGGGGGGAACTGTATCGCGTTGTGTACATAACGTCCTAGCTGTTGTTCTTAGCCTCCATTCTATACTCCTTTCGAAGCCGACCCCAGTGCCAGATGACTGCACCGATCATAGATGGAGATGGTTCAAG GGATGTCTAGGTGCCCCTGACGGAACCTACATTAATGTTTTGGTTAGCAACGGGGACAAACGTATGTATAGGACCAGGAAGGGGGCAAATAGCAACAAACACGCTTGCTGCCTATGA
- the LOC121765738 gene encoding probable inactive leucine-rich repeat receptor-like protein kinase At3g03770: MKLSFSRFILSLCLSWSFLIWETHQFQSSQTQVLQQLRKQLEYPKQLDHWLSPGIDLCFASTPQVNISCQNSVVVEIKIYGDTKTRPPSFDGFPSPPQTLSGNFSMDSLVATLSRLNSLRALTLVSLGLWGPIPAMIYRLDSLESLDLSWNFLYGSVPVSFPRIATLRVLNLEGNFLNGTFPDWIGPFLLTDINLSNNVISGKVMDLSGLSSLHSLDLSNNKLDSGLPSLPSGIAAVVLSNNSFSGGIPKQYGKLSQLQQLDLSFNALTEVAGIQGPVSLPNMVSLNLESNMLDGILPPRLSCGSKLQLVDMSNNRLRGALPPCLSSVVKNRTVRFSWNCLATDPKHQQHSETYCAAILQEKVKHRGNESVGVVIGVIGVVVVLLAVVFLVLCRKYCTHGTSEQHLLQNAVHDNISVTGYNAEFPTSARYISVSGKLGVQDSPAHRPFSLDELKASTNNFESSALMGKGSTGKMYKGRLDNGTLVAIRCLVVSKKYTIRNLKLRLDLLAKLRHPNLVCFLGHCIESEGKEVSGANNVYLIYEYVQNGNYRAHLSETNPEKVLIWSDRLVVLIGIAKAVHFLHTGVIPGFYSNRLKANNILLDEHRIGKLSDYGLSVVAQDIDNDKEKEGALRTWQTKSLEDDIYSFGIILLESLVGPSVRSRNESFLLNEMAYLGNPDRQRRVVDPTVLASCSQESLSIAITLTSNCISPESSTRPSFEDILWNLQYAAQVQATPNVDPASVKALMSP; this comes from the exons ATGAAACTGTCATTTTCTAGATTCATTCTGTCACTCTGTTTATCATGGAGTTTCTTGATTTGGGAGACACACCAGTTCCAATCCTCTCAAACACAGGTTCTTCAACAGCTGAGAAAGCAGTTAGAGTATCCAAAACAGTTAGATCATTGGCTATCTCCCGGCATTGATCTCTGCTTCGCCTCCACTCCACAAGTGAACATCTCTTGCCAAAACAGCGTCGTCGTTGAGATCAAAATCTACGGTGATACGAAGACAAGGCCGCCTAGCTTCGATGGATTCCCATCTCCTCCCCAGACACTGTCTGGGAACTTCTCCATGGACTCACTCGTGGCAACTTTGTCGAGATTGAACAGCTTGAGAGCTCTCACCCTCGTGTCGTTGGGCCTCTGGGGTCCCATCCCGGCCATGATTTATAGGCTGGATTCTCTCGAATCGTTGGACTTGAGTTGGAACTTCCTGTATGGATCTGTTCCTGTGTCTTTTCCGAGAATTGCCACTCTTCGAGTGCTCAACCTCGAAGGGAACTTCTTGAATGGCACATTCCCTGATTGGATCGGTCCGTTTTTATTGACTGATATCAATCTGTCCAACAATGTGATCTCTGGGAAGGTGATGGATCTGAGTGGTTTATCGAGCTTGCATTCGTTGGATTTGAGCAACAACAAGCTGGATTCTGGCCTTCCTAGTCTGCCAAGTGGCATAGCCGCGGTTGTGCTGAGCAACAACTCTTTCTCGGGTGGAATTCCTAAGCAGTATGGAAAGTTGAGTCAGCTTCAGCAGCTTGACCTCTCTTTCAATGCTCTAACTGAGGTGGCTGGTATACAGGGGCCCGTTTCGTTGCCTAATATGGTTTCGCTGAACTTGGAGTCGAACATGCTGGATGGGATTCTTCCACCGCGTTTGAGTTGTGGGAGCAAGCTTCAGCTGGTTGATATGTCCAATAATAGACTGAGAGGCGCGCTGCCGCCTTGTTTGAGCTCTGTTGTGAAAAATAGAACCGTACGGTTCAGTTGGAACTGCTTGGCGACTGATCCGAAGCATCAACAGCATTCTGAAACATACTGCGCAGCTATTCTCCAAGAGAAGGTGAAACATAGAGGGAATGAAAGTGTGGGAGTGGTGATAGGTGTCATTGGTGTAGTTGTGGTGCTTCTAGCCGTTGTTTTTCTTGTGTTGTGTCGTAAGTATTGCACTCATGGGACGTCCGAGCAGCACTTGCTGCAGAATGCGGTTCATGATAATATATCTGTCACTGGATACAATGCAGAGTTTCCGACAAGCGCTA GGTATATTTCCGTCTCGGGCAAGTTAGGCGTGCAAGACTCACCAGCTCATCGTCCGTTTTCTCTAGACGAGTTGAAGGCTTCTACCAACAACTTTGAGAGTTCTGCGTTGATGGGCAAAGGGTCGACCGGAAAG ATGTACAAAGGAAGGCTGGACAATGGCACACTGGTAGCCATACGTTGCCTGGTAGTGTCGAAAAAGTACACAATCCGGAATCTCAAACTAAGGCTCGATTTGCTGGCTAAGCTCAGGCATCCTAATCTTGTCTGCTTCTTGGGACACTGCATCGAGAGTGAAGGAAAAGAAGTGTCTGGTGCCAACAATGTCTACCTCATCTATGAATATGTACAGAATGGCAACTATCGAGCTCATCTATCTG AAACGAATCCAGAGAAGGTGCTCATATGGTCGGATAGGCTGGTTGTATTGATTGGCATTGCCAAGGCTGTCCATTTTCTGCATACTGGAGTTATTCCCGGCTTTTACAGCAACCGGTTGAAGGCCAACAACATCTTGTTAGACGAGCATAGGATTGGAAAACTGAGTGATTACGGATTGTCTGTTGTAGCTCAAGATATTGACAATGACAAG GAGAAAGAAGGAGCACTAAGAACATG GCAGACGAAGAGCCTGGAGGATGATATTTATAGCTTTGGCATCATACTACTGGAGTCACTTGTTGGGCCGTCCGTTCGTTCAAGAAACGAGTCGTTTCTACTCAATGAAATG GCTTATCTTGGCAATCCTGACAGGCAGAGGCGAGTAGTTGATCCGACCGTGCTGGCATCTTGCTCGCAGGAGTCACTTTCCATTGCCATAACCTTGACGAGCAACTGCATTTCCCCCGAGTCATCAACTCGCCCGTCTTTTGAGGATATTCTCTGGAACTTGCAGTACGCGGCTCAAGTTCAGGCGACGCCCAACGTTGATCCCGCATCAGTGAAAGCACTGATGTCTCCATAA
- the LOC121763765 gene encoding mitochondrial pyruvate carrier 1: MASFKAFLNSPVGPKTTHFWGPVANWGFVIAGLVDMQKPPEMISGNMTGAMCVYSALFMRFAWMVQPRNYLLLACHASNETVQLYQLSRWAKGQGYLGEKKAEASPQ, encoded by the exons ATGGCTTCGTTCAAAGCATTCTTGAACAGTCCCGTTGGTCCAAAAACAACCCACTTTTGGGGCCCTGTTGCTAACTGGGGCTTCGTCATTGCT GGACTAGTAGACATGCAAAAACCTCCGGAAATGATTTCTGGCAACATGACTGGAG CAATGTGCGTGTATTCTGCTTTGTTCATGAGGTTTGCTTGGATGGTTCAGCCGCGCAACTATCTGTTACTTGCCTGCCATGCTTCAAATGAGACCGTGCAACTCTATCAACTCTCCCGCTGGGCCAAGGGTCAAGG GTACTTGGGAGAGAAGAAAGCCGAGGCCTCGCCGCAGTGA
- the LOC121763712 gene encoding uncharacterized protein LOC121763712 translates to MELVARGRKLDNGFRAGYLTKIEDSLRAEFPNTDLKGTPHRNSKISAWKKSYGLLRNILSRSGVGFNNDGEYKIDCSDDQWDQIVKADKDTKFMRTKSWTLWETWKFIFGKDRAYGGGVENIDAAAVRLRAQMSVESECNENDYHPSFEDFISNPNTPMADHDFHDTSSGNLGKQTSTDRTSPKKRKKMSRDSDLMEFLGNLHAETNTRLDKISNRIGHEFDMAKAREEVFAKLGTVDRRTLDQTYDLCNILGDKPQRLEVFNGMPPMQDLGISYALFSTSVVLFEWVMVVLAYVIYSY, encoded by the exons ATGGAACTCGTGGCAAGGGGCAGGAAATTGGACAACGGTTTCAGAGCGGGGTACCTAACTAAGATCGAGGATAGTCTTCGTGCCGAGTTCCCCAACACGGACTTGAAAGGCACTCCTCATAGAAATTCAAAGATCTCCGCGTGGAAAAAAAGTTATGGTCTGTTAAGAAACATTCTGTCTCGCAGCGGGGTTGGTTTCAATAACGATGGTGAATATAAAATTGACTGCAGTGATGATCAGTGGGATCAAATTGTTAAG GCAGACAAGGACACGAAGTTTATGCGCACAAAATCATGGACACTGTGGGAAACTTGGAAGTTTATCTTTGGGAAAGATCGCGCCTATGGGGGTGGAGTTGAAAACATTGACGCTGCCGCAGTTCGCTTGCGGGCACAAATGTCGGTTGAGAGTGAATGCAATGAAAACGATTATCATCCATCCTTCGAAGATTTTATCTCCAACCCAAACACTCCTATGGCTGACCATGACTTCCACGACACTAGCTCCGGGAACCTTGGCAAACAAACATCCACTGACAGAACCAGCCCAAAGAAACGCAAGAAAATGTCACGCGATAGCGATCTAATGGAGTTTCTTGGCAATCTCCACGCCGAAACAAACACCAGGTTAGATAAGATTTCCAACCGGATAGGGCATGAGTTCGATATGGCcaaggcaagagaagaggtGTTTGCAAAGCTAGGAACTGTCGACAGGCGTACACTTGATCAAACTTATGATCTGTGCAATATTTTGGGGGACAAACCTCAACGACTGGAAGTGTTTAATGGCATGCCGCCAATGCAAGACTTGGGTATCTCCTATGCCTTATTCAGTACGAGCGTGGTGTTGTTTGAATGGGTTATGGTTGTTTTAGCTTATGTTATATATAGCTACTAG